From the Lathyrus oleraceus cultivar Zhongwan6 chromosome 4, CAAS_Psat_ZW6_1.0, whole genome shotgun sequence genome, one window contains:
- the LOC127136169 gene encoding uncharacterized protein LOC127136169, with the protein MKRWVGAHTCHRVLNNSSSNSKWIAKIVAARMTSSDVIKIHDIVVDIKSIYFVGITMNRAWKTKQISKALVESDATKQYTLLCRYSVELRRVNSWNNCKINVIRVGAIIQPRFESFYFFFNGLKGFTISCRPFIGVDECHLKKKYGGILLIDVGRDPNDQYYPLAFGVCETETKKSLRWFPTLLLEDIGQEKRWVFIFDHKRNSSLRERVDRWKHRIMRIPRLKLDKEVELDGNWIPNWFGETIWKVERFHTRHSFIVDISTRTCTCNFWELISIPCRHALSALGFRNQYPEDFVDDYYFKETYVTFYDFNISQINGQDMWPEVNIEEMLPPTYKKGLGMPKKLRRREHDEGPNKGRTQTSYCFINYGIHGNNARSCTSLVVDPEAQKRKRKPKKNETIVASLTAHESGISGLQLDYILSAHVPNVEHVTQLVVSATSNNPKLVELLKLIQF; encoded by the exons ATGAAGAGATGGGTTGGTGCTCACACGTGTCATAGAGTATTGAATAACAGTTCATCCAATTCCAAGTGGATTGCTAAGATTGTGGCAGCTAGGATGACATCTTCTGATGTAATCAAGATTCATGATATTGTTGTTGACATTAAGAGTATTTACTTTGTTGGTATAACTATGAATAGAGCATGGAAGACAAAGCAAATTTCAAAAGCTTTGGTTGAAAGTGATGCAACCAAACAATATACCTTGTTATGCAGATACTCTGTAGAATTAAGGAGGGTAAATTCATGGAACAATTGCAAAATTAATGTGATAAGGGTTGGAGCAATAATACAACCAAGGTTTGAGAGTTTTTACTTTTTCTTCAATGGACTTAAGGGATTCACCATATCTTGCAGACCATTCATTGGTGTTGATGAATGTCATCTTAAGAAAAAATATGGAGGGATCTTGCTTATTGATGTTGGGAGAGATCCCAATGACCAATATTATCCCCTAGCTTTTGGTGTTTGTGAAACTGAAACAAAGAAGTCATTGAGGTGGTTCCCTACTTTGCTTTTGGAGGACATTGGCCAAGAAAAAAGATGGGTATTCATATTTGACCATAAAAG GAATTCTAGCTTAAGAGAAAGAGTTGATAGGTGGAAACATAGGATAATGCGTATACCAAGACTTAAGTTAGATAAAGAAGTAGAACTTGATGGGAATTGGATTCCAAATTGGTTTGGTGAGACAATATGGAAAGTTGAACGTTTTCATACTAGACATAGTTTCATAGTGGACATTTCAACAAGAACTTGCACCTGTAATTTTTGGGAATTAATAAGCATACCTTGTAGACATGCATTATCTGCATTAGGTTTTAGGAACCAATACCCTGAAGACTTTGTGGATGATTACTATTTCAAAGAAACCTATGTGACCTTCTATGATTTTAATATAAGCCAAATTAATGGACAAGACATGTGGCCAGAGGTTAACATTGAAGAAATGCTACCTCCAACATACAAAAAAGGACTTGGAATGCCAAAGAAATTGAGGAGGAGGGAACATGATGAAGGCCCTAACAAGGGAAGGACACAAACAAGTTATTGTTTCATAAATTATGGTATACATGGCAATAATGCAAGAAGTTGTACTAGTCTTGTGGTTGACCCTGAAGCTCAAAAAAGAAAG AGAAAACCAAAGAAAAATGAAACAATTGTTGCATCTCTAA CTGCACATGAATCTGGTATAAGTGGTTTACAATTAGATTATATTTTGTCTGCACATGTTCCAAATGTTGAACATGTTACTCAACTAGTTGTATCTGCAACTTCAAACAATCCTAAACTAGTTGAGTTACTTAAACTAATTCAATTCTAA